In the genome of Marinomonas algicola, the window GCATCCACAGAGTCCAGTTGACGGTCAAATTGATCTCCTTGCCATTTCGAAATAAAAGCCCCATTTGGATCATATATTTGAGTTTGTTTTTCTAAATTAAAATGACGACCTCCTTTAGGGTCTGCTCCCACCCCAGCGATATATTGCCAATTCCCCCAGTTAATCGCGACATCATAATCAATGAGTTTTTCTTCAAAGAGCGCTGCGCCATAACGCCAATCAATACCTAATTCGTGAATTAAACAACTGGCGGCTAATTGACGACCGCGATTACTTATATAACCGGTTTGGTCCAGCTGATTCATACAAGCATTCACAATAGGGTAGGGTGTGCTTCCATTACACCATTTTTGAAACCGCTCTGCGTAATAGCGGCCTTTATTTGATTTACCAGTAATGCCTTGGGGTTGAAAAAGTTTGGCACCATAGTATTGAGCATATAAATGAAAATATTCTCGCCATAAAAGCTCAAAGTAAATCCAGTAAGTTGACTCATTTGCTCCATGCTGGTTTTCATAGTCAGTGAGTGACTGTAAAACTTGTCTAGGGGAGAGGTTGCCGTTCGCTAACCAAGCTGAAAATTTGGTGGAATTTCCCCAACCTTCTAATGCATTGCGAACGCTTTTGTAGGATGAAGGAGAATTGCTTGAAAAATAGGCATCAAGCTGATTGTGAGCCGCCCTTTCTCCTCCTGAAAAAAAGTAGGGAGTCGGTTTCATATTTGCCTTGTTTACAATAAAGCGGCTTGCTGGAAACAGAAAAGAAAATGCGTCTAAACTTGCAGGAAGAGAATAGGGTTTATCGATCACGGTTGGCGGATCGAATGATTCGACTTGACGGCGGAATTGACTAAATGTTGAGGGGACGGTATTAAATTCAATCGCCTTTTTATCAAAGAGTGTGAGACCATCTTCAATCACAAAACGCACATCATTAAATTGCCTTTTTAATGATTCAAGGATTTTACTTTCGTCCACTCCAGGGTGCCTATGGCGATAGAAAGATGTTACAGGTATGTCATCAAGTAGGGCTTTGAAGGTTTGGGATGCAGAGTAAGGAGAAAGGAGCAGTTTATTACCAAGTTTTTGTAAACTACGATCTAGATTATGAAGACTTTCTTCTAAGAAATTTTGCCTGCGATTGCCGATGTGTTTTGTACCAAATACACTCATCGAGTGATTGACCTTGTTCACGCAATAGATACACAAGAGCACATCAACTTCAAAGGAGGCTAATTGCATTAATTTATTGTCATTTACTCTTAAATCATCACCAAACCAATAAATGCCTATTTTCTTCATGACTCGTATTTCTCTTAATTCTTCTTAAATCTATACGATATTTAAT includes:
- a CDS encoding DASH family cryptochrome, with protein sequence MKKIGIYWFGDDLRVNDNKLMQLASFEVDVLLCIYCVNKVNHSMSVFGTKHIGNRRQNFLEESLHNLDRSLQKLGNKLLLSPYSASQTFKALLDDIPVTSFYRHRHPGVDESKILESLKRQFNDVRFVIEDGLTLFDKKAIEFNTVPSTFSQFRRQVESFDPPTVIDKPYSLPASLDAFSFLFPASRFIVNKANMKPTPYFFSGGERAAHNQLDAYFSSNSPSSYKSVRNALEGWGNSTKFSAWLANGNLSPRQVLQSLTDYENQHGANESTYWIYFELLWREYFHLYAQYYGAKLFQPQGITGKSNKGRYYAERFQKWCNGSTPYPIVNACMNQLDQTGYISNRGRQLAASCLIHELGIDWRYGAALFEEKLIDYDVAINWGNWQYIAGVGADPKGGRHFNLEKQTQIYDPNGAFISKWQGDQFDRQLDSVDAADWPIQIL